A window from Exiguobacterium marinum DSM 16307 encodes these proteins:
- a CDS encoding DUF421 domain-containing protein gives MEQLSTIIRIVLTGVGAYISIILMLRISGKRTLAKMNAFDFIVTVALGSILATTLTSQQTSLIAGLTAFGTLVALQYILAKLSKRYSTVNKMIKSEPTLLFYRGDYLHEYLKRERILEMEVVQAIRASGTPVDQVEAVVLETDGTFSVLKDSQYLMEHVKI, from the coding sequence ATGGAACAGCTATCGACAATCATCCGTATTGTTTTGACTGGGGTTGGGGCGTATATCTCAATCATTCTGATGTTGCGTATTTCCGGAAAAAGAACGTTGGCAAAAATGAATGCGTTCGATTTTATCGTGACGGTTGCATTAGGATCAATCTTAGCGACGACCTTGACGAGTCAACAAACTTCTTTAATCGCTGGGTTGACCGCGTTTGGCACACTGGTCGCCTTACAATATATATTGGCGAAATTGTCGAAGCGTTATTCAACAGTGAACAAAATGATTAAATCAGAGCCGACTTTACTGTTCTATAGAGGGGACTATCTACACGAGTATTTAAAAAGGGAGCGAATATTAGAAATGGAAGTCGTTCAGGCGATTCGTGCAAGTGGGACTCCTGTTGATCAAGTCGAAGCGGTCGTACTAGAGACGGATGGGACGTTCTCAGTGCTGAAAGATTCGCAATATTTGATGGAACATGTGAAAATATAA
- the glpX gene encoding class II fructose-bisphosphatase, translating to MERSLSMELVRVTEAAALASARWMGRGLKVEADDAATTAMRDVFDTIPMKGIVVIGEGEMDEAPMLYIGEKVGNGYGSRLDVAVDPLEGTNIVSTGTWGALAVLAVADAGDLLHAPDMYMDKIAVGPEAAGLVSLDNSIEENIEIVAKAKKKNVEDVVVTILHRDRHEEIIQRVRTTGARIKLIPDGDVAAAINTAFAKTGVDLLLGSGGAPEGVIAAVAMKCLGGDFQGRLLPEDEAQKQRCHDMGIEDTDRILLLNDLVKGEDCIFAATGVTDGELLRGVQFTSQGGQTHSVVMRAKSGTVRFVEGNHSLKKKPKMVMKPE from the coding sequence GTGGAAAGAAGTTTATCGATGGAACTGGTTCGGGTGACAGAAGCAGCGGCACTTGCTTCAGCCCGTTGGATGGGACGAGGTTTGAAGGTCGAGGCAGATGATGCAGCGACAACAGCCATGCGAGATGTCTTTGATACGATTCCGATGAAGGGGATTGTCGTCATCGGGGAAGGTGAAATGGACGAAGCGCCGATGCTCTATATCGGAGAAAAGGTCGGGAATGGTTATGGTTCGCGTCTTGATGTCGCAGTCGATCCTTTAGAAGGCACGAACATCGTCTCCACAGGGACGTGGGGGGCGCTCGCAGTCCTCGCGGTTGCGGATGCGGGAGATCTACTTCATGCACCGGACATGTATATGGATAAAATCGCGGTGGGACCGGAAGCTGCTGGTCTCGTCAGCCTCGACAACTCGATTGAAGAAAATATTGAGATTGTGGCAAAAGCGAAGAAGAAAAACGTGGAAGATGTCGTCGTGACGATTTTGCATCGGGATCGACACGAAGAAATCATCCAACGCGTTCGGACGACTGGGGCGCGAATTAAACTGATTCCAGACGGGGATGTCGCCGCAGCCATCAATACGGCTTTCGCGAAAACAGGTGTCGACTTGTTACTTGGTTCAGGTGGGGCACCGGAAGGCGTCATTGCAGCGGTCGCGATGAAATGTTTAGGTGGAGACTTCCAAGGACGTTTGCTTCCAGAAGACGAAGCTCAAAAACAGCGTTGTCATGACATGGGCATCGAAGACACGGATCGAATCCTACTTCTAAATGATTTAGTGAAAGGTGAAGATTGTATCTTTGCGGCGACTGGTGTCACGGACGGTGAATTGTTGCGTGGGGTACAATTCACATCACAAGGTGGACAGACACATTCAGTTGTTATGCGTGCGAAGTCTGGTACGGTGCGTTTTGTTGAAGGGAACCACTCTCTCAAGAAAAAACCAAAAATGGTCATGAAGCCAGAATAA
- a CDS encoding daunorubicin resistance protein DrrA family ABC transporter ATP-binding protein, with protein MIEVEGLVKTYKDVPAVDHVSFSVNEGEIFAFLGPNGAGKSTMVQMLTTLVRPTSGSARVNGFDIVKQEKDVRLSIGVALQETGIDKVLTGRELLVLQGRLFKMSNEEARRRADELLKVVSLTDAADRRSGTYSGGMRRRLDLALTLVHRPTVLFLDEPTTGLDPASRIEIWNEVRRLNQEFGTTIFLTTQYLEEADELADRIAIINHGQIVSEGTADELKQLVGDETIAMDFSSESDAAAAATLFDTTADGAHVSFELRDVTLTEIVRALDEQRLQPERLTVKQPSLDDVFLKVTGESYEGGEIHVD; from the coding sequence GTGATTGAAGTAGAAGGGCTCGTGAAAACATATAAAGATGTTCCCGCAGTAGATCATGTTTCATTTTCTGTAAACGAAGGAGAAATCTTTGCGTTCTTAGGGCCGAACGGTGCCGGAAAGTCGACGATGGTGCAGATGTTGACGACGCTTGTTCGTCCAACGTCAGGATCTGCTCGGGTCAATGGATTTGATATCGTCAAACAAGAAAAAGATGTTCGACTTTCCATAGGAGTCGCTTTACAGGAGACAGGCATTGACAAAGTGTTGACCGGACGTGAACTGCTCGTCTTACAAGGTCGTTTATTCAAAATGTCGAATGAAGAGGCACGACGTCGTGCAGATGAGTTGTTAAAAGTCGTGTCTTTGACGGATGCCGCAGATCGACGAAGCGGTACGTATTCCGGAGGGATGCGGCGACGTCTCGATTTAGCACTCACGCTCGTTCATCGACCGACGGTGTTGTTTTTAGATGAACCGACGACAGGTCTCGACCCGGCAAGTCGAATCGAGATATGGAACGAAGTAAGACGATTGAACCAAGAGTTTGGAACGACAATATTTTTAACGACTCAGTACTTAGAGGAAGCCGATGAATTGGCTGACCGAATCGCCATCATCAATCACGGTCAAATCGTCAGTGAAGGGACGGCTGATGAGTTGAAGCAACTTGTCGGTGATGAGACAATCGCAATGGACTTTTCAAGCGAATCGGATGCAGCAGCTGCTGCGACGTTATTTGATACGACTGCGGATGGGGCACATGTGTCTTTCGAGTTGCGCGACGTCACGTTGACTGAGATTGTTCGTGCGTTAGATGAACAGCGACTTCAACCTGAACGTCTGACCGTGAAACAACCGTCGCTCGATGACGTCTTTTTAAAGGTAACGGGAGAGTCGTATGAAGGGGGCGAGATTCATGTGGACTGA
- the murA gene encoding UDP-N-acetylglucosamine 1-carboxyvinyltransferase — MEILHIVGQQKLEGTVEISGAKQSALPCLVAALLTEESVTIENVPMIEDVEVMVNLLTELGVRVERDGEQVTIHSNEAVAMPLLGSETRKVRAAVYLLGVFAARFGKGAVGLPGGYAIGPRPIDLHVKALERLGIHVENESGLYHVRVEELVGNRIYLDLRSFGATVSAMLAAVLAKGTTVIENAACDPEVVDLATMLTSMGAHVSGAGTDEIRIKGVERLHGCTHTLIPDRLEAGTFMMFGAVSGSVTVQSIIPTHLEGVIQKLLDFGANVEVGEESITVTANEFVPTDIRVFHYAGYPSDLQPIMSAALLKADGTSIVTDKLYAQRFRHIAEMRRMNAQITLEDASAVIRGGNQLANAEMECTDARSAAALVLSALQASGESTLLHAERLNDSYVDFVGKLKQLGALVWLEEHTEA; from the coding sequence GTGGAAATTCTCCATATCGTTGGGCAGCAAAAACTAGAAGGAACCGTCGAGATTAGCGGAGCGAAACAGAGCGCTCTTCCTTGCCTTGTGGCTGCACTTCTCACGGAAGAGTCGGTGACGATTGAAAACGTCCCGATGATTGAAGATGTAGAAGTGATGGTCAATCTGTTGACAGAGCTAGGGGTTCGAGTGGAGCGCGATGGCGAGCAGGTGACCATTCATTCGAATGAAGCGGTTGCGATGCCCCTTCTCGGTTCCGAGACGAGGAAAGTTCGTGCCGCTGTCTATTTACTTGGTGTCTTCGCCGCTCGTTTCGGAAAAGGAGCAGTTGGGCTACCTGGAGGATACGCGATTGGTCCACGACCGATTGATCTGCATGTGAAAGCACTAGAACGGCTCGGAATACACGTTGAGAATGAATCTGGTTTGTATCATGTCCGAGTCGAAGAACTCGTCGGGAATCGAATTTATTTGGATTTACGGTCATTTGGGGCAACTGTAAGCGCGATGCTTGCTGCGGTCTTAGCGAAAGGGACAACGGTCATTGAAAATGCAGCCTGTGACCCTGAAGTCGTTGATTTAGCGACGATGTTGACATCGATGGGGGCACATGTGAGCGGAGCAGGGACAGATGAGATTCGCATCAAAGGGGTTGAACGGCTACACGGATGTACACATACATTGATTCCAGATCGCCTCGAGGCAGGAACATTCATGATGTTCGGTGCCGTATCTGGTAGTGTGACCGTACAATCAATCATTCCAACACATCTTGAGGGTGTCATACAAAAACTATTGGATTTTGGTGCAAATGTGGAAGTCGGTGAGGAGTCAATCACCGTTACCGCCAATGAATTTGTGCCGACGGATATTCGTGTGTTTCATTATGCGGGGTATCCGAGTGATTTGCAGCCAATCATGTCAGCGGCTTTGTTGAAAGCGGACGGCACGAGCATTGTCACAGATAAATTGTATGCCCAGCGATTCCGACATATTGCGGAGATGCGTCGAATGAATGCACAAATCACACTTGAAGACGCGTCGGCTGTGATTCGTGGGGGAAACCAACTTGCGAACGCAGAGATGGAGTGTACAGACGCAAGGAGTGCTGCGGCACTTGTCTTATCGGCACTTCAAGCATCAGGAGAATCCACATTACTGCATGCAGAACGATTAAATGATTCATATGTCGACTTCGTCGGCAAATTAAAACAACTCGGTGCGCTCGTTTGGCTAGAAGAACACACTGAGGCATAA
- a CDS encoding ABC transporter permease: MWTETWLFTKRSLLTTIRNPFSFIPNLIISVFFLLVYTSGLSSVASLPQFEGSDYLNFILPVSIVSGAVGGAGGTGQALVRDIESGYFARLLLTPATRTAIVLGPMIAGMLQLFVQTLLIFAVAFLLGLTIPVGAVGFFFTVLLAIGFGLGFAGYSVGVALKTRNAQAAQAGTLLFFPLIFLSTTFVPKELIEAEWLKMAATFNPTTYIFEGMRAVLTQPEIDWGALSAGLAVAGTMSVLMIVFAATNARGALKQK; this comes from the coding sequence ATGTGGACTGAGACATGGTTATTCACAAAGCGGAGTTTATTGACGACGATTCGAAATCCGTTTTCATTTATTCCGAACTTGATTATTTCTGTATTTTTTTTACTCGTCTATACGAGTGGTTTATCGAGTGTGGCCTCTCTTCCACAATTCGAGGGAAGTGATTATTTGAACTTCATCTTGCCGGTATCGATTGTTTCGGGTGCAGTCGGTGGGGCAGGCGGGACGGGGCAAGCGCTTGTTCGTGATATCGAAAGCGGTTATTTCGCAAGGCTACTGTTAACGCCTGCGACTCGGACGGCCATCGTGCTCGGACCAATGATTGCTGGCATGTTGCAACTGTTCGTCCAAACATTACTTATCTTTGCTGTCGCTTTTCTACTTGGTCTCACGATTCCTGTCGGGGCAGTTGGATTCTTTTTCACGGTACTACTCGCCATTGGGTTTGGACTTGGGTTCGCCGGGTATTCTGTCGGTGTTGCACTGAAGACGAGGAATGCGCAAGCAGCACAGGCCGGTACACTTTTGTTTTTCCCACTCATCTTCTTATCGACCACGTTCGTTCCGAAAGAGTTGATTGAAGCAGAATGGCTGAAAATGGCCGCCACATTCAATCCAACGACGTATATTTTCGAAGGGATGCGGGCGGTTCTGACTCAACCTGAGATTGATTGGGGTGCCTTGTCAGCAGGACTTGCGGTCGCTGGCACGATGAGTGTACTCATGATTGTCTTTGCAGCAACAAATGCGAGAGGGGCGCTGAAACAAAAATAA